The following are encoded together in the Archocentrus centrarchus isolate MPI-CPG fArcCen1 chromosome 23, fArcCen1, whole genome shotgun sequence genome:
- the fbxl14b gene encoding F-box/LRR-repeat protein 14b: protein METHISCLFPEILAMIFSYLDVRDKGRVAQVCIAWRDASYHKSVWRGVEAKLHLRRANPSLFPSLQARGIRRVQILSLRRSLSYVIQGMPNIESLNLSGCYNLTDNGLGHAFVQEIPSLRVLNLSLCKQITDSSLGRIAQYLKNLEVLELGGCSNITNTGLLLIAWGLHRLKSLNLRSCRHVSDVGIGHLAGMTRSAAEGCLNLEYLTLQDCQKLTDLSLKHISKGLTKLRVLNLSFCGGISDAGMIHLSHMTSLWNLNLRSCDNISDTGTMHLAMGTLRLSGLDVSFCDKIGDQTLAYIAQGLYQLKSLSLCSCHISDDGINRMVRQMHELRTLNIGQCVRITDKGLELIADHLTQLVGIDLYGCTKITKRGLERITQLPCLKVLNLGLWQMTESEKVR, encoded by the coding sequence ATGGAGACGCACATTTCGTGCCTCTTCCCAGAAATTTTGGCAATGATTTTCAGTTATCTGGATGTGAGGGACAAAGGCAGGGTAGCCCAAGTGTGTATCGCTTGGAGGGACGCATCCTACCACAAGTCAGTGTGGAGGGGGGTGGAAGCCAAGCTGCACCTCCGCCGGGCAAATCCCTCCTTATTCCCCAGCCTTCAGGCCAGGGGCATCCGGAGGGTCCAGATCCTATCTCTGCGCCGCAGCCTGAGCTATGTCATCCAGGGAATGCCCAACATCGAGTCCCTCAATCTGTCCGGCTGCTACAACCTCACGGATAACGGGCTGGGCCATGCATTTGTGCAGGAGATCCCATCACTTCGGGTTTTGAACCTGAGTCTGTGCAAGCAGATAACAGACTCTAGTCTAGGCAGGATTGCTCAGTATCTGAAGAACCTGGAGGTGCTGGAGCTTGGTGGCTGCAGCAACATCACCAACACGGGGCTTCTGTTAATAGCCTGGGGCCTCCATAGACTCAAGAGCCTCAATCTGAGGTCCTGCAGACATGTCTCGGATGTGGGGATTGGACATTTGGCAGGCATGACCCGTAGCGCAGCGGAGGGCTGCTTGAACTTGGAGTACCTGACCCTCCAAGACTGTCAGAAACTGACGGACCTGTCACTCAAACACATTTCCAAGGGGCTGACCAAGCTCCGGGTACTGAACCTGAGCTTCTGTGGGGGGATCTCAGACGCAGGGATGATCCACCTTTCCCACATGACCTCCCTGTGGAACCTCAACCTACGCTCCTGTGACAACATAAGCGACACAGGGACCATGCACCTTGCCATGGGTACCCTAAGGCTCTCTGGGCTTGATGTTTCCTTCTGTGACAAGATAGGGGATCAGACCCTGGCGTACATCGCGCAGGGGCTGTACCAGCTCAagtccctgtccctgtgctcGTGCCACATTTCTGATGACGGGATAAACCGGATGGTGAGGCAGATGCACGAGCTGAGGACCCTTAACATTGGACAGTGCGTGCGCATCACGGACAAAGGGCTGGAGCTCATAGCGGACCACCTGACCCAGCTGGTCGGCATTGACCTGTATGGATGTACCAAGATCACCAAGAGGGGACTGGAGAGGATCACACAGCTCCCCTGCCTTAAAGTGTTGAACCTGGGACTCTGGCAGATGACAGAGAGTGAGAAAGTGAGGTGA